From the Odocoileus virginianus isolate 20LAN1187 ecotype Illinois chromosome 20, Ovbor_1.2, whole genome shotgun sequence genome, the window aagggatagactatccactccagtattgtgacctggagaattccatagactgtacagtacatggggtcgcaaagagctgggcatgactgagtgactcacttttcactttcccactCATTAGACATCGAGTTCACACCCGAGGATGGCCTTCTGGGTTCACACTAATGGATTAGTGTGTTTAAAAGTTCACATATTTGTGCAACTAATCTCCAGAATTAGTTTCAACTTGCAGAAATGGAACTCTGTATGCAATGAACAGCCTCTAAAACATCAATGTAGTTGTATTTGAAAAGTAACAAGATAGCTGATAGCTAAGAGTGGAGGCAGACTGTCATGCTATGTTGTAACCATTGGGGTGTGTAGGACTGGGACCTTGCTGCGTTCCATAGAGTATGAAATAATAGGaatggaatgtgtgtgtgctcagttgtgttcaaatcTGTGCTACCCCATACATTATAGCCCACAATGTTCTTCTGTCCaaaggatcctccaggcaagaatactgaagtgggttgccattttctcctccaggagatcttcccaacccagcgatcaaacttgtgcctcctctgtctcctgcattggcaggtggattctttactactgcaccacctgggagtgACAGAAATAACAGGGCCCtaaccaggagatcttccctgctggctcagatggtaaagcgtctgcgtacaatgcaggagacccgggcttgacccctgggtggggaagatcctctggagaaggaaatagcaacccactccagtacccttgcctggaaaatcccatgggaggagcctggtaggctacagtccatggggtcgcaaagagttggacacgacggagtgactttACTTCAACAAGGAGATGCTAGTAGTGAAGAgcccgcctgtcagtgcaggaggcatgaaagacaggggtctgatccctgggtcagcaggatcccctggagaagagcatggaagcccactccagtattcttgcctggagagtcccatggagggaggagtctggtgggccacagttcatagggtcacaaagagttgggcatgactgaggtGACTCAGCGTGCAACCTTTCTCAGCTTTTCCaagtgcatgtgtatgtgctaagttgcttcagtcgtgtccaactctttgcgaccctatgaactggaggccaggctcctctgtccatgggattctccaggagagaataattttcctgacccagggatcaaacccagatctcttgtgtctctcttgcattggcagactggttctttaccacttgtgccacctgggagttcagttccatcgctcagtcatgtcagactctttgtgaccccatggactgcagcacaccaggcctccctgtccatcaccaactcccggagcttgctcaaactcatgtccatcaaatcggtgataccgtccaaccatctttttctctgtcatcccattctcctcctgccttcaacctttcccagcatcagggtcttttccaatgagtccgttcttcgcatcaggtggcctaaatattgtagcttcagcttcagcatcagttcttgcaatggatattcaggacagatttcctttaggatggactggtttgatctccttgctgtccaagggactctcaagagtcttcttcaacaccatagttcaaaagcatcaattcttcagcaacaACTTTccttatgttccaactctcacatccatacatgactactggaaaaaccatagccttgactagatggacctttgttggcaaagtaatgtctctgctttttaatatgctgtctagattggtcattacttttcttccaaggagcaagcgtcttttaatttcatggctgcagtcacaatctgcagtgattttggagcccaagaaaataaagtccatcactgtatccactgtttccccatctgtttgccatgaagtgatgggaccagatgccatgatctttgttttttgaatgttgagttttaagccagccttttcactcccCTATTTTAGCTTCAtacagaggctctttagttcctttttgctttctgccataagggtggtgtcatctgcatatctgaggttattgatatttcttctggcaatctttatttcagtttgtgcttcatccagcctggcatttctcatgatggactctgcatataaggtaaataaacagggtgataatatgcggccttgatgtactcctttccacattttgaaccagtctgttggtccatgtctggttctaactgttgcttcttgacctgtatacagatttcttaggaggcaggtaaggtggtctggtattcccatctctttcaagaattttccatagtctgttgtgatccacacaaaggctttagtgaagtcaatgaagtggaagtagatgtttttctggaattctctttttctatgatccaactgatgttggcaatttgatctctggttcctctgctttttctaaatccagcttgaacatctggaagttcacggttcatgtactgttgaagcctagcatggagaattttgagcattactttgctagcatatgaaatgagtggtttggggtagtttgaacattctttgtgattggaatgaaaactgaccttttccagtcctgtgcccactgttgagctttccatatttgctggcatattgagtatagcattTTAACAGTATCCTCTTAGGATTAGagatagttcagctggaattccatcacttccaccagcTTGGTtctaatgcttcctaaggcctacttgacttcaccctccaagatgtctgactcgaggtgagagatcacaccattatggttatttaggtcattaagatctcttttgtatagttcctctgtgtattcgtGCCACTTCTTAACATCTTTTCTTAAGAGCCTGGGAACTCCGTTTCCCAGCGCGCCAGAGGGACCCTAGGCAACTCCGAGAGTTGATAGGCGTTGTGGCAGCGGAAACTACATTACCCAGAAGTCTCTACAGTGCGAGGCAGCGTAGGCTGAGCCAAAAAAGCTTCAGAGAGCCTCGCAAACGTGCGTACGCACCTCCTGGGGGCGGGACTTCCGGCGTTTGCCTTGTAGACTGAGCTGCCGTCCCGCTGCTCGCTTGTGCAGGGGTTCTCTGTCGCTTGGTGGACACCGAGGAGACGGAACGGGAAGCGAGAGGAGAGGCGTTGGCCCCGCTGCCCAGTGGCGGCTGTGAGGGCTCCTGAACCCGTAGTTGACGGCAGTGCCCTCGGTCCGTCCTCGCTCTTCCCACGGCTGGCGACCGAAGCCGCGGCGATGACGCCAGCTCAGGTGGGTTCTCCGTCTCCCGGTCCCCACCCGGCCTGACTCCAGCCTCCGAGTCCCAGATCCGGACGGAGTGGCGCCCACTCAGGTCTCTCCCTGTTAGCCATAGAGTCCAGAACTGAGGGCGGCCTTGTGAGGGGTCGCCCTTCAGCCAGTGGACAGGGTTGAGGGAGAGAGTTCCCTCGGGGGAGACGGTGCATGGCTTGCAGATGCTCACGAGTCCGGAGCATTGGGGAAATCTGGGGTCACTATTTTCGGGGACAGAGAGGAACGAGCTGTCTCACCTGAAACGACATCCTAAGCGGATGGGAATCGTGGAAGGTTGCGAAGGGACTGAGGAAGACAGGACCTGCGATATTGTGATTTAGAAGCAATATACATGTGTTCATTCGGATGGTCATAATGTATTTCCCTTGTGTATTTGGTCTTGATCCACAGTTGTAGACTCACAACTGCAAGGacacttggaatttcctaagtgttgAGAGTGATTGTGTCTTGTAATGTGAGTGAGCTGACTTGTGGAAGCACTTCAGGATGGGAGCTGATTACCAGGAGAACCAATTTTAGAATTAGAGGGCTGCCTGTTTCAGTCCCACCTCACGCCCcttcagggagaggagagggtctGGACGTTGAATCTGGTTCCCATGGccaagtattattattttaaaaatagttttatatatttttggcagttttgggtcttccttgctgcccactgggctttctctagttgcggcgggggagggatggggtgagCGGGAGCTACTGTTCCTTGCGCAGACTTCTCAACTGCAGTAGCTTCTCATATTGGgaagcacgggctccagggctgTGCAGTACTAGccacacgtgggctcagtagttgtggttcccaggctctagagtgcaggctcagtacttgtaccacacggccttagttgctccgaggcctgtggggtcttcccggatcagggatggaacccgcgtttccccgcattggcaggcggattcattaccattgacccaccagggaagcccccaaagagaATTATTGAATCAGTCATGCCTGTGTAATGAAGCcattaaaaaaccccaaaagtcCAGGGTTCGGAAAGCGTCCGGGTTGGGAGGATAGGGAGGCGCTGTTGAGGTGGAGTTCTCAGAGAATGTGGACGCTGTCTTCCACCTGGCTGTTCTTGAGCTGTGCCCTTTTATCATCAACcagtaatctagtaagtaaagtgttcttttcatttctggaaCCTGTACTAACAGTTTATTCAAGCCCAAGGAAGGGGTCTTGGGAATGTGTGATTTATACCCTGCGGGTCAGAAGCTCAAGTGAGGGCCTGGGCTTGGGACTGAAATCTAAAGTGCTAGGGGCAGTTTTGTGGAGCAGaacccttaacctgtggaatACTAACTGTTTCCGGGTACACAGTGTcagaatgaattttaatttttgagcGCCCTGCTGCTGCCTGAGGATTGCTTGGTTTTGTGTGGGATGCCTGCCCCCCATTGGCACTGGATCCAGGAACCTAATTTAGGGGCCTATCCAGATTTGAAGtatacagttgtttttttttttaaatggatgaggTATAGAGTcagggaggctggtgaggaggATGTGGTTAAAGAATTAAGGAGAATTGTGACAGGAATTTGGATTGAATTGGCAGAATTTCTTCCTGCAACACAATGGCTGTGAGTAGAGAATAGAAGACCACCccagtttttttcccctgaacaTTTAAGTAATGGTGATGAGGAAGTCCATGCAGTGAATGGGATTCAGGAAGGAGATCATGAGTTGTATTTGGATATGGTTATTCTGAGACATTTTGATACGGAGATGTTAGAATATGGAGACATTTTGTGGGTAGAGGAGTATAAAGGTCTGGAGGACTGGGAAGGTCCCTGGTCTGGTCCTTTCCAAGGGGTGTACTGTGTGGACTGGACCAGTTGTAGCCTGGTGGTCAGACTGAAGGAAGAGAGTTGTTGTTATTTCAGATGGTTTCCATGGTGAGGTGTGCGAGGTCTGAGAATGGAGGTGAGGGCACAAATGGGTGTAGGAGGGAGCAGCCCTGCTGTAGGATGGATTCTGACCTGTGTTTGTAGAAGGGTCCATTCAGGTGGACTCGGGAGCTGACCTGGGAAGGAGGTTGAGTGGTGAGTTGGTGTAGATTCTTTCCACTGCAGGCTTCATAGGCCCTCAAAATCACTCCTGTAGAACATGGCAGAGGTCACCTGGGCTACTGGAGTAGCTGGTCCCAGACCAGGGCACTGCCtcatctcctccagccctcaaagCAAGAGGGGTAGTGCTCTGTACAGCCCAGGGCTCCCTGCAGCTCCTTCCAGGGCACTGTGTTACAGGCAGGCTCGAAAGGACTAGAAGCTGATCCACTTGCTCAGAGCCTTCCTGCGCCTCACTAACTTAAGAGTACACGACACACTTACTGATTTAAACACCAATGAACCGACATCCCTCTAGATATTCACATGTAGGTAGGCCATTAGAAATGAACGTATTGAATTAGTTAAATTTATCCAGACACTTAATTGTTGGTTTGCATGATAATATACATTTACGTATTTGCTTACAATGTGAAATTTTACTTGTCACATCCTCATAAACcttaaaaagtaggaaaaacacACACCCAAATTTCAAAACTGTACTGATTCATCTGCACTGAAAGTGTACACAAAAGCCTTGATTGTGTGAATGGTGCCACTGACACACAGTGTGTACTGCTTATGTTTGATACCAGTCTCCGGCCTCTGAATTGAAACCATCCTTATTCTCCTTTTGCAGATGGAGACACTGAGGGCCTTGTGCCTTCTAAAATACTGACTTGGtgtgtgagagtttgaccatggaggggttcccaggtggctcagtgtaaaagaatccgcctgcccatgcaggagatgcaggagatgtgggttcaatacctggggtgggaaaatcccctggaggtgggcatggcaacccactccagtattcctgcctggagaattccacggacagaggagcctggcaggctgcagtccatggggtcacaaagagtcggacacaaccgagtgactgagcgCTCATACATGTCAGACCACAGATTCCAAATGGTAGGGGAGATATAAACACATTTGGTGGTTAGTTTGGCCCTGGAATTGGTGGATGAAGAGTAGACCAAtacaaaatggaaggaaatacaGCACATGCAGCTGCTTATGGGGTGAACTGTCTTAATTTTTATTACAGGGCTTTGTGGTCTTTGAGGACGTGGCCGTATATTTCTCCCAGGAGGAGTGGGGACTTCTTGATGAGGCTCAGAGACTCCTGTACTGTCAAGTGATGCTGCAGAACATTGCACTTTTGTCCTCCATAGGTAAGGCCCCCCTGCCTACTGCAGCATCCTGGGCTGGGCTCTGCTCTTCGTCACTTTCTAAGGGTGCCTCTGACCTTCCCACAATTGAttctcattctgtaggttgtttttttcgtttcatttatggtttcctctgttgtgcaaaagcttgtaaatttgattaggtctcatttcttgatttttgtttttatttctgtcacattgggagactgacctaagaaaacattggtctgatttatgtcagagaatgttttacctatgttctcttctaggagttttatggtgtcatgacttatgtttaagtctttaacccatttttagTTAGTTTCATGTCTGGTGAGAGTGTTCCTTCTACTTCGTTGATCTACCACTGGATTGTTTAGACACTTCTTTGATGTCCTTGTATTGATCATTTTAGAGTGTAGGATTTCGTACAGTGGACCCCATCCCTCTCCCAGTCTTTCCTCTTTGAGTGATCTCTTCAGGCCCAGGTGGTTGCTTACCCTGAGCAATAGGAGGCCCTGGGTGCCTGACAGGGTGGATGTTATTTCCATAAGGTCAGGAGAGGTTCAAGGGCACATGGCCCTGGTACCTGGGGATGAGGAAATGGTGAGATGTCAGAGCTGGGGTCCTGTCACATCAGGCATGTGTCCTGTATCCAGCAGTGAGTGGTGCCAGAGTCCACATCtcacttcctccttttctttcccattGATTTTTTGACTCTTCACTTCTGGCCCTGGCTCTCACCCGTTCCTTTCCACTGCTCCTTTTGCAGTGTTCTCAACATGACCTCCATTAAAAGTGGTGGAACATGTGCATGCATCCTTAAATACTCCTTGTAGTCCAGCTGCCACATTGCATTTAGACATTTGGGGTCTGGACAGAGCCTTCTATTCATTGCTCACCAGTTACCAGTAGCCAGGCCTTGTTCAAGTGAGTTGTAGactttcctcccctccctgcacCATACCCCTTCCTCCTGTCCTTGTCAGTCATCTGGGCTCTGCCCTCAGATGAGCCTCCCAGGCTCCACTCTGCGCCTCAGGCCTTCCCTCACATGGGCTCTGCAATCCCACAGACATATCACTGGGCCGGTCTGAGACACACTGATGGGACTGCCTTTATCAGCATCTCTCCTTCCAGGTTGTCGGCATGGCACCCAGGATGAGGTGGCCCTTTCAGAGCAGCATGATGTGGCTGCAAGGTCACAGGTCAAGACTCCAAAGCCAGGCCCATGCATCCAGAAGCCTCACCCATGTAAGACGTGCGGCCCACTCTTGAAAGACACTTTGTGCCTCGCTGGGCACAGTGGGACACAACCTGAGCAGGAGGTGTCCACATGTGGGGAGagtccttcccagcatccagAGGAGCCACATCAAAGGAGACTCCCTAGATGGGGTGAGGGGAAGACTTTCTGTATGAAGAATGACAGTGTTCACGTGACAGATCAGACCTGGCCATGTCGGGTGAGAGGGCAGGCGTTCCTAGCCCGATCCAGCATTCTccagcaccaggcccctcacacAGAAGGGAAACTGCACAGTGACATGGAGGGAAGGGCAGCCTCTAAAAGTGGACAGAATGATGACAAGCGCAGTGAATGTGGGAAGACCTTTAGCCAAGAACACACACTTGTTGAGCACCAGAAAAACCTTTGCTGTGAAAGCGGGAAGACCTTTATCAGAAGGTTCCACCTGGTTCAGCAGCAGAAAACCGACACCGAGACAAGATTCTCTGAGCAGCTTGGATGTGGAAGGTTCTCTGCACAAAAGTCTGGCTTCACTGCACACCATAGAGTTCACACTAGGTCAGTGCCTTATGAGTGTAGCCAGTGTGGGAAGTGTGTTAAGGACAGCTTCACACTCAGTGTTCATCAGAGAGTTCACACAGGAGAAAAGCCATATAAATGCAGcgaatgtggaaaattctttaggtACAGCTTCACGCTCAAAAGACATCAGGGAGTTCACATTGGAGAAAAACCATATGAGTGCAGTGTGTGCAAGAAATTTTTTGTAGACAGCTCCAGGCTCATTATTCATCAGAAAGTTCACACTCGGGGAAGGCGTTTTGAATGCAGCaaatgtgggaaattctttaGGTACCGCTTCACACTTGAGAGGCATCAGAAAGCGCACAttggagaaaggccttatgagtgcagcGTATGTGGGAAACTCTTTAGGCATAACTCAAATCACATTAGGCATCGGAGAAATCACACCGGAGAAAGACCTTATGAGTGCAGTGTATGTGGTAGGCTCTTCAGTCAAAACTCCCACCTCATTCGGCACCAAAACGTCCACACCAGAGAAAAAACTTATGAATGTAGCaaatgtgggaaattctttaTGGACAGCTCCACCCTCATTATTCATCAGAGAGTCCACACTGGAGAAAAGCCTTATGAGTGCAGAGAATGTGGGAAAGTCTTTAGGTACAACTCCAGCCTCATTAAACATCGGAGAGTTCACACTGGGGAAAGGCCTTATGAATGTGTCAGCTGTGGGAGAGGCTTTAGCCAAAACTCCCACCTCCTTCGACATCAGGAAGTTCACACTAAAGAGTACTGCAAACAGGGGAAGACTT encodes:
- the LOC110137814 gene encoding zinc finger protein 548-like isoform X1; the encoded protein is MWEQHELDPLFPGNVSEFDSLGPADIPDIYYLGFVVFEDVAVYFSQEEWGLLDEAQRLLYCQVMLQNIALLSSIGCRHGTQDEVALSEQHDVAARSQVKTPKPGPCIQKPHPCKTCGPLLKDTLCLAGHSGTQPEQEVSTCGESPSQHPEEPHQRRLPRWGEGKTFCMKNDSVHVTDQTWPCRVRGQAFLARSSILQHQAPHTEGKLHSDMEGRAASKSGQNDDKRSECGKTFSQEHTLVEHQKNLCCESGKTFIRRFHLVQQQKTDTETRFSEQLGCGRFSAQKSGFTAHHRVHTRSVPYECSQCGKCVKDSFTLSVHQRVHTGEKPYKCSECGKFFRYSFTLKRHQGVHIGEKPYECSVCKKFFVDSSRLIIHQKVHTRGRRFECSKCGKFFRYRFTLERHQKAHIGERPYECSVCGKLFRHNSNHIRHRRNHTGERPYECSVCGRLFSQNSHLIRHQNVHTREKTYECSKCGKFFMDSSTLIIHQRVHTGEKPYECRECGKVFRYNSSLIKHRRVHTGERPYECVSCGRGFSQNSHLLRHQEVHTKEYCKQGKTSKQSLV
- the LOC110137814 gene encoding zinc finger protein 17-like isoform X2 — its product is MTPAQGFVVFEDVAVYFSQEEWGLLDEAQRLLYCQVMLQNIALLSSIGCRHGTQDEVALSEQHDVAARSQVKTPKPGPCIQKPHPCKTCGPLLKDTLCLAGHSGTQPEQEVSTCGESPSQHPEEPHQRRLPRWGEGKTFCMKNDSVHVTDQTWPCRVRGQAFLARSSILQHQAPHTEGKLHSDMEGRAASKSGQNDDKRSECGKTFSQEHTLVEHQKNLCCESGKTFIRRFHLVQQQKTDTETRFSEQLGCGRFSAQKSGFTAHHRVHTRSVPYECSQCGKCVKDSFTLSVHQRVHTGEKPYKCSECGKFFRYSFTLKRHQGVHIGEKPYECSVCKKFFVDSSRLIIHQKVHTRGRRFECSKCGKFFRYRFTLERHQKAHIGERPYECSVCGKLFRHNSNHIRHRRNHTGERPYECSVCGRLFSQNSHLIRHQNVHTREKTYECSKCGKFFMDSSTLIIHQRVHTGEKPYECRECGKVFRYNSSLIKHRRVHTGERPYECVSCGRGFSQNSHLLRHQEVHTKEYCKQGKTSKQSLV